The proteins below come from a single Acaryochloris sp. CCMEE 5410 genomic window:
- a CDS encoding tetratricopeptide repeat protein encodes MKFAPGLPAVLIGVTAVIAQPQISHALSAAEVAKIARNVTVRVDSQAPGSGVIIKQDGNTYTVLTAAHVVGSEDTYEVVTPDRARHPIANTTIQRLPNVDLALIQFSSSQAYKVAEVGNAQQISAGMPCYVAGFPGKTAAINEVVYNFTAGQITANAVRPLRDGYGLVYSNATLPGMSGGAVLDSQGQLIGIHGRADTTPQAQNPNLNPDIYVKTGFNLGIPINTFLQKAEDANLELGFVVPPAKPALPASVDQALVEAGQALGRGESSKAVSKFNQVLGSDRKAVALHGRGLAHYQRGNYKEALVDLNHAIAIDPYNALFFNSRGSVHLAQALKPNRNLQSGASRAERDFSEALKLNPEDSTAYNNRGLANFYLGARTQAIDDYNQALRLDPGLAKAYKNRGFTRWLEQDIRGALLDLKQALTIDPTYAPAYQTRGRLQFRQGEVAKAIADYDQAIQLKPKEGKTYIYRGIARYENSEVPGAIQDWQAAIKASPEESAGAHLLIGATLLTQGRENEALQKLKTAKQLERTWTNQGFLSQVLGKRLLKETTALLEHPKAQALLKSR; translated from the coding sequence ATGAAATTTGCTCCTGGTCTTCCAGCTGTTTTGATAGGGGTTACTGCGGTGATTGCACAGCCCCAGATCAGTCATGCGTTGAGTGCGGCTGAGGTTGCCAAAATTGCCCGCAACGTCACGGTCCGAGTTGATAGTCAAGCTCCTGGATCTGGTGTGATTATCAAGCAGGATGGGAACACCTACACAGTGCTAACGGCAGCCCATGTGGTGGGCAGCGAAGATACCTATGAGGTTGTCACCCCCGATCGGGCTCGACATCCGATTGCAAATACAACCATCCAGCGGCTGCCCAATGTCGATCTGGCGTTGATTCAATTTTCTAGTAGCCAGGCTTATAAAGTGGCAGAAGTGGGTAATGCCCAGCAGATTTCTGCGGGAATGCCCTGCTATGTTGCCGGATTCCCAGGTAAGACCGCCGCCATCAATGAGGTGGTTTACAACTTTACAGCCGGACAAATTACAGCGAATGCTGTACGACCTTTACGGGATGGGTATGGATTGGTCTATTCCAATGCCACTTTGCCAGGGATGAGTGGTGGCGCAGTCTTAGATAGCCAAGGTCAACTGATCGGGATTCATGGTCGAGCAGATACAACGCCTCAAGCCCAAAATCCGAATCTAAATCCAGATATCTACGTCAAAACAGGGTTTAACTTAGGCATTCCCATCAATACGTTTTTGCAAAAAGCTGAAGATGCCAATCTAGAATTGGGTTTTGTTGTGCCACCTGCTAAACCCGCCCTTCCGGCCTCCGTCGATCAAGCGTTGGTGGAAGCAGGACAGGCGCTTGGTCGGGGCGAGAGTAGTAAAGCTGTCTCTAAGTTTAATCAGGTATTGGGGAGCGATCGCAAAGCCGTAGCGCTACATGGCCGAGGATTGGCCCATTACCAGCGAGGTAACTATAAGGAAGCGTTGGTGGATTTGAACCATGCGATCGCCATCGATCCCTACAACGCTTTGTTCTTCAACAGTCGCGGGTCAGTCCATTTAGCCCAGGCACTCAAGCCTAATCGAAATTTACAGTCTGGGGCCTCGCGGGCCGAGAGAGATTTTAGTGAAGCTCTTAAGCTCAATCCTGAAGACAGCACTGCTTACAATAATCGTGGATTAGCCAACTTCTATCTGGGTGCCAGAACCCAAGCAATTGACGATTACAATCAGGCTTTGCGTCTAGATCCGGGATTAGCCAAAGCCTATAAAAATCGAGGGTTCACTCGCTGGCTAGAACAAGATATTCGCGGCGCTTTGTTGGATCTCAAGCAAGCCCTCACCATCGATCCAACCTACGCGCCAGCCTATCAAACCCGCGGTCGGCTACAGTTTCGACAGGGAGAAGTAGCGAAGGCAATAGCTGATTACGATCAGGCTATCCAGCTAAAACCGAAAGAGGGTAAAACCTATATTTATCGAGGAATTGCCCGCTATGAGAACTCCGAAGTTCCTGGAGCAATCCAAGACTGGCAAGCTGCCATTAAAGCTAGTCCCGAAGAGTCTGCTGGTGCTCATTTGTTGATTGGTGCGACTTTATTAACTCAAGGTCGAGAAAATGAGGCTTTACAGAAATTGAAAACAGCTAAACAACTTGAACGAACCTGGACAAATCAAGGATTTCTAAGCCAAGTGTTAGGCAAACGGTTACTGAAGGAGACCACTGCACTACTGGAGCATCCTAAGGCTCAAGCGTTACTTAAATCCCGCTAA